A single window of Archangium gephyra DNA harbors:
- a CDS encoding response regulator encodes MNSTSSPIRILIVDDHPLLREGLSSLIAGQSDMLLVAEAENGEQALQAFRDHQPDITLMDVQMPTMNGIDAIAAIRARYPTARIIVLTTYKGDMQALRAIKAGASGYLLKSMLRKELVETIRSVHAGRRRIAADVATEMAEHVAEDELTARECDVLRLVATGNANKEVAARMGISEETVKTHMKNVLTKLGAKDRTHAVVVALKRGIIDI; translated from the coding sequence ATGAACTCCACGAGCTCGCCCATTCGCATCCTGATTGTCGACGACCATCCGCTGCTGCGCGAAGGGCTCAGCAGCCTGATCGCCGGACAATCGGACATGCTGCTGGTCGCCGAGGCGGAGAATGGAGAGCAGGCCCTGCAAGCCTTCCGCGACCATCAGCCTGACATCACGCTGATGGACGTGCAGATGCCCACGATGAATGGCATCGACGCGATCGCGGCGATTCGCGCCAGGTACCCCACCGCGAGAATCATCGTCCTGACGACCTACAAGGGCGACATGCAGGCGTTGCGCGCCATCAAGGCGGGCGCATCCGGCTATCTGCTCAAGAGCATGTTGCGCAAGGAACTGGTGGAAACCATCCGCAGCGTGCATGCGGGACGTCGCCGCATCGCCGCGGATGTCGCCACCGAGATGGCCGAGCACGTGGCGGAAGACGAACTGACGGCACGGGAGTGTGACGTCCTGCGCCTCGTTGCCACCGGCAACGCCAACAAGGAAGTCGCCGCCCGGATGGGCATCTCCGAGGAGACGGTCAAGACGCACATGAAGAACGTCCTGACCAAGCTCGGTGCCAAGGACAGGACGCATGCCGTGGTGGTTGCCCT
- a CDS encoding hydrolase has translation MAPKATPTPGKGLLNPTDHALILIDHQSQMTFATHSIDIATLRNNTALISKAAAGFRVPTLLTTVAEKSFSGPLFPEITEAFPGAKVYDRTSMNAWEDKQVIAQINAFEKERLVFAGLWTGVCIVGPVLSAIDQGFKPFVITDACGDVSDEAHERAVSRMIQAGAAPMTSLQYLLELQRDWAREGTYGLTTGIAKAHGGSYGIGIQYAKTMFGASEGGH, from the coding sequence ATGGCGCCCAAAGCCACCCCTACGCCCGGAAAGGGCCTGCTGAACCCCACCGATCATGCCCTGATCCTGATCGATCACCAGTCGCAGATGACCTTCGCGACGCATTCGATCGACATCGCGACGCTGCGCAACAACACCGCGCTGATCTCCAAGGCGGCCGCCGGCTTCCGCGTGCCGACCCTGCTGACCACGGTCGCGGAGAAGAGCTTCTCGGGGCCGCTGTTCCCGGAGATCACCGAGGCGTTTCCTGGCGCGAAGGTCTACGACCGCACCTCCATGAATGCCTGGGAAGACAAGCAGGTGATTGCCCAGATCAACGCGTTCGAGAAGGAGCGGCTGGTGTTCGCGGGGCTCTGGACCGGCGTGTGCATCGTCGGCCCCGTGCTGTCGGCGATCGACCAGGGCTTCAAGCCGTTCGTCATCACCGATGCCTGCGGCGACGTGTCCGACGAGGCGCACGAGCGTGCGGTGAGCCGGATGATCCAGGCCGGTGCGGCTCCGATGACCAGCCTGCAGTACCTGCTCGAGCTGCAGCGTGACTGGGCGCGGGAGGGCACGTATGGCCTGACCACCGGCATCGCCAAGGCCCACGGCGGCAGCTACGGAATCGGCATTCAGTACGCGAAGACGATGTTCGGAGCCTCCGAAGGCGGTCACTGA
- a CDS encoding amidohydrolase codes for MADMIVRNARITTLDRDNPSATALAVAGGNLLAIGDDATVMAHANARTRIIDAGGRRLIPGLNDSHLHLIRGGLNYNLELRWDGVRTLADAMAMLKAQVARTPAPQWVRVVGGFSEHQFAEKRLPTLQELNEAAPETPVFILHLYDRALLNRAALRAVGYTKDSPEPLGGRIERDPAGNPTGLLLAKPNALILYATLAMGPKLPPEFQLNSTRHFMRELNRLGITSVIDAGGGFQNYPDDYEIIQKLHADGELTVRIAYNLFTQKKGGELADFDKWSRMLKPLQGDGMLRHNGAGEMLVFSAADFEDFREPRPELPQGMEGELEDVVRLLAQRRWPFRIHATYDESISRVLDVYEKVNREVPFDGLHWFIDHAETISERNIERVHALRGGIAIQHRMAYQGEYFAERYGSAAIRNTPPVRKMLEAGVPVGAGTDATRVASYNPWVALYWMVTGRTVGGLSMYGDDNLLEREDALRLYTHGSAWFSHEQDRKGLLKVGKYADFALLSSDFLHVPEEAIKDITSVLTVVGGKVVHGSDDFGPLAPALPRPMPDWSPVNRFGGYQGGTQAQARAVFARAQRHSHAHGTSCHAAHAHSPGGALRDFWGALGCLCYAF; via the coding sequence ATGGCCGACATGATCGTCAGAAACGCCCGGATCACTACCCTGGACCGGGACAACCCATCGGCGACGGCATTGGCCGTCGCCGGTGGCAACCTGCTGGCAATCGGCGACGATGCCACGGTGATGGCGCATGCCAACGCCAGGACCCGGATCATCGATGCCGGGGGCCGGCGCCTGATCCCCGGTCTCAATGACAGCCACCTCCATCTGATCCGCGGTGGCTTGAATTACAACCTGGAGCTGCGCTGGGACGGCGTGCGCACGCTGGCCGACGCGATGGCGATGCTCAAGGCGCAGGTGGCACGGACACCGGCGCCGCAGTGGGTGCGTGTGGTGGGCGGCTTCAGCGAGCACCAGTTCGCCGAGAAGCGGCTGCCCACGCTGCAGGAGCTCAACGAGGCCGCGCCGGAGACCCCGGTCTTCATCCTTCATCTGTACGACCGGGCCCTCCTCAACCGCGCCGCCTTGCGCGCTGTCGGCTACACCAAGGACAGTCCCGAGCCGCTCGGTGGGCGGATCGAGCGGGACCCTGCTGGCAATCCCACCGGCCTGCTGCTGGCCAAACCCAATGCGCTGATCCTGTACGCGACGTTGGCGATGGGACCGAAGCTGCCGCCGGAATTCCAGCTCAACTCCACCCGCCATTTCATGCGCGAGCTGAACCGGCTGGGCATCACCTCGGTGATTGACGCTGGCGGAGGCTTCCAGAACTACCCGGATGACTACGAGATCATCCAGAAGCTGCATGCCGACGGCGAACTGACGGTGCGCATCGCCTACAACCTGTTCACCCAGAAGAAGGGTGGGGAGCTCGCGGACTTCGACAAGTGGTCGCGGATGCTGAAGCCGCTCCAGGGTGACGGCATGCTGCGCCACAACGGTGCTGGCGAGATGCTGGTCTTCTCGGCGGCGGACTTCGAGGATTTTCGGGAACCGCGCCCGGAGCTGCCGCAGGGCATGGAGGGCGAGCTGGAAGACGTGGTCCGCCTGCTGGCGCAACGCCGCTGGCCCTTCCGCATCCACGCCACCTACGACGAGAGCATCAGCCGCGTGCTCGATGTCTACGAGAAGGTGAACCGCGAGGTGCCCTTCGACGGACTGCACTGGTTCATCGACCACGCGGAGACCATCTCCGAGCGCAATATCGAACGCGTGCACGCCCTGCGGGGCGGTATCGCCATCCAGCATCGCATGGCGTACCAGGGCGAGTACTTCGCGGAGCGCTACGGCAGCGCGGCGATCCGGAACACGCCGCCGGTGCGCAAGATGCTGGAGGCGGGCGTGCCGGTCGGCGCCGGTACCGATGCCACGCGCGTGGCCAGTTACAACCCATGGGTGGCGTTGTACTGGATGGTCACCGGCCGCACGGTGGGCGGTCTGTCCATGTATGGCGACGACAACCTGCTGGAGCGGGAAGACGCGCTGCGTCTGTATACGCACGGCAGCGCGTGGTTCTCCCATGAGCAGGATCGCAAGGGCCTCCTGAAGGTTGGCAAGTATGCCGATTTCGCGCTGCTGTCCTCGGACTTCCTCCACGTGCCCGAAGAAGCCATCAAGGACATCACCAGCGTGCTGACCGTGGTGGGCGGCAAGGTGGTGCACGGCAGTGATGACTTCGGCCCGCTCGCCCCCGCGTTGCCCAGGCCCATGCCGGACTGGTCGCCGGTGAACCGGTTCGGTGGCTACCAGGGCGGCACCCAGGCGCAGGCCCGTGCCGTGTTCGCTCGAGCACAACGGCATTCGCACGCACACGGGACGTCGTGTCATGCCGCACACGCTCATTCCCCGGGCGGCGCGCTGCGCGACTTCTGGGGCGCATTGGGATGCTTGTGTTATGCCTTCTGA
- a CDS encoding MFS transporter — protein MPSETPAVGAWAPLRHPSFRSLWLAVLASNIGTWVQDVAAAWFMSERTGSPLMVAAVQSATTLPVVAFALVAGTLADIVDRRRYLLWVQLWMLFVATLVALQEHAGRLDAWSLLCLTFALGTGAAMAMPAQAATTADLVPRPMLAPAVALSSIGVNIARSIGPALGGLIVARFGASWAFSLNALSFLGLVFVLWRWKPEKTVSTLPAESFGGALRAGLRYAMQAGEFRSVLIKSACFFVFASALPAQMAIVVRQQLSAGAGTYGLLLGFIGAGAICGAIVLPKLRERFDADRLVAAATLLYALTMLALAGSRDLRLLCVAMLANGLSWITVLSSLQTAAQVSVPAWVRARALSLYIVVFSAGMAGGSLVWGTLAQHAGTSVALTVAAVSAVLAGVFSLRFRLGLAMARDSTPSAHWPRPAVAAEVGHAHGPVLVTVEYLIESADREEFLQHLHVLGGTRRRDGAVQWGVMEDAAQPGRFLEYFIVDSWLEHLRQHERVTREEQRLQDKLRALHRDAQPPTVRHFVGATPSSSHVVALENIP, from the coding sequence ATGCCTTCTGAGACTCCGGCCGTAGGTGCATGGGCACCGCTTCGCCATCCCAGTTTCCGTTCACTCTGGCTGGCGGTCCTGGCCAGCAACATCGGCACCTGGGTCCAGGATGTCGCCGCCGCCTGGTTCATGTCGGAGCGGACGGGCTCACCGCTCATGGTCGCGGCAGTGCAGTCCGCGACGACGCTGCCGGTCGTGGCGTTCGCGCTCGTTGCCGGCACGCTGGCGGACATCGTTGACCGGCGGCGATACCTGCTCTGGGTGCAGCTGTGGATGCTCTTCGTGGCCACGCTGGTCGCCCTGCAGGAACATGCCGGCCGGCTCGATGCCTGGTCTCTGCTGTGTCTGACGTTCGCGCTCGGCACGGGCGCGGCGATGGCGATGCCCGCACAGGCCGCCACCACCGCCGACCTGGTCCCGCGTCCGATGCTGGCACCGGCGGTGGCCTTGAGCTCCATCGGGGTGAATATCGCGCGATCCATCGGCCCGGCCCTGGGCGGGCTGATCGTGGCGCGATTCGGCGCATCCTGGGCGTTCTCACTGAATGCGCTGTCGTTCCTGGGCCTGGTGTTCGTCCTGTGGCGGTGGAAGCCGGAGAAGACCGTCTCGACCCTGCCCGCGGAGTCTTTCGGCGGCGCCCTGCGCGCGGGGTTGCGCTATGCGATGCAAGCGGGCGAGTTCCGGTCGGTGCTGATCAAGTCGGCCTGCTTCTTCGTGTTCGCCAGTGCCCTTCCCGCGCAGATGGCGATCGTGGTGCGACAGCAGCTCTCCGCCGGGGCGGGGACCTATGGCCTGTTGCTGGGGTTCATCGGGGCGGGTGCCATCTGTGGTGCCATCGTCTTGCCGAAGCTCCGCGAACGGTTCGATGCCGACAGGCTGGTGGCCGCCGCGACCCTGCTCTACGCCCTCACCATGCTGGCCCTGGCGGGCAGCCGCGACCTACGGCTGCTCTGCGTGGCGATGCTGGCCAACGGCCTGTCGTGGATCACCGTGCTGTCCTCGCTGCAGACAGCCGCGCAGGTCTCGGTACCCGCATGGGTGCGCGCCCGGGCGCTGTCGCTCTACATCGTGGTCTTCTCCGCGGGCATGGCCGGGGGCAGCCTGGTGTGGGGGACGCTCGCGCAGCACGCTGGCACCAGCGTCGCGCTGACCGTGGCGGCGGTGTCGGCGGTGCTCGCGGGGGTCTTCTCGCTGCGTTTCCGTCTGGGTCTGGCCATGGCGCGGGATTCCACTCCGTCCGCACACTGGCCGCGGCCGGCCGTGGCCGCGGAGGTCGGCCATGCCCATGGCCCGGTGCTCGTGACGGTGGAGTACCTCATCGAATCGGCGGATCGCGAGGAGTTCCTGCAGCACCTCCACGTGCTCGGAGGCACCCGCCGGCGCGACGGTGCGGTGCAATGGGGAGTGATGGAAGACGCGGCTCAGCCGGGCCGCTTCCTCGAGTATTTCATCGTCGATTCCTGGCTGGAGCACCTCCGCCAGCATGAGCGTGTCACCCGCGAGGAGCAACGCTTGCAGGACAAGCTTCGCGCCCTGCATCGCGACGCGCAGCCGCCAACCGTGCGCCACTTCGTCGGTGCCACCCCCTCGAGCTCTCACGTCGTCGCGCTGGAGAACATCCCTTGA
- a CDS encoding DUF1427 family protein, translating into MSWKFCVGLSLGLAIGLGCRWLGIPVPAPPMLVGASLVVAMTSGYLLADHFIATRPAHHRPDCGGPSGDTQETRT; encoded by the coding sequence TTGAGCTGGAAATTCTGTGTTGGCTTGTCGCTCGGTCTCGCTATCGGCTTGGGTTGCCGCTGGCTGGGCATTCCGGTACCCGCCCCGCCCATGCTGGTGGGCGCTTCACTCGTTGTCGCCATGACGAGCGGCTACCTGCTGGCCGACCATTTCATCGCGACGCGCCCCGCGCATCATCGCCCCGACTGCGGCGGGCCCAGCGGTGATACCCAGGAGACGCGCACATGA
- a CDS encoding DUF1427 family protein, which translates to MMELMVGPVLALAIGAGCRLLDIPLPAPPKLQGALLVLAMTVGYLLGDRLLG; encoded by the coding sequence ATGATGGAGCTCATGGTCGGTCCTGTCCTGGCGTTGGCCATTGGTGCTGGCTGCCGCCTGCTCGACATCCCCTTGCCCGCACCGCCGAAACTGCAAGGCGCGCTGCTGGTGCTGGCAATGACCGTCGGCTATCTGCTCGGCGATCGTCTCCTGGGCTGA
- a CDS encoding ADP-ribosylglycohydrolase family protein codes for MTTPGKSADLATRRERAWLSLEGLSVGDAFGECFFVSPAVAQTLVEERALPREPWRYTDDTEMALAIVRVLEEHGRIDQDALARLFGQRYRRNPRRGYGATAHDILQKIHLGLPWREVSSEVFEGTGSMGNGGAMRAAPLGAWFADDLGRVVSEARASAEVTHFHPEGQAGAIAIAVAAAWAHRWRELRPPARQLFEAVLDHTPPGETRAGLEKAREWPLEATPTSAARALGSGQRVISQDTVPFSVWCAARHLDSYEEALWSTVAGMGDRDTTCAIVGGIVALSAGRESIPRVWLSAREPLDAT; via the coding sequence ATGACGACGCCTGGAAAGTCCGCTGACCTCGCCACGCGCCGGGAGCGCGCCTGGCTCTCGCTCGAAGGACTGTCGGTGGGAGACGCGTTCGGGGAGTGCTTCTTCGTGTCCCCCGCCGTCGCCCAGACCCTGGTGGAGGAGCGGGCCCTGCCGCGTGAGCCGTGGCGCTATACGGACGACACGGAGATGGCGCTCGCCATCGTGCGCGTGCTCGAGGAGCACGGGCGCATCGACCAGGACGCGCTGGCGCGGCTGTTCGGCCAGCGCTACCGGAGGAATCCACGCCGGGGCTACGGCGCCACCGCGCACGACATCCTGCAGAAGATCCACCTGGGGCTGCCCTGGCGTGAGGTGTCGTCCGAGGTCTTCGAGGGCACGGGCTCCATGGGCAACGGTGGGGCCATGCGCGCGGCGCCGCTGGGAGCCTGGTTCGCGGATGACCTGGGACGGGTGGTGTCCGAGGCGCGGGCCTCGGCGGAGGTGACGCACTTCCACCCGGAGGGGCAGGCAGGGGCCATCGCCATCGCCGTCGCGGCCGCGTGGGCGCACCGATGGCGGGAGCTACGCCCGCCCGCGCGCCAGCTCTTCGAGGCCGTCCTCGACCACACGCCCCCGGGCGAGACCCGGGCGGGACTGGAGAAGGCGCGCGAGTGGCCGCTCGAGGCGACGCCCACGTCCGCGGCCCGGGCGCTGGGCAGCGGGCAGCGCGTCATCTCCCAGGACACCGTGCCCTTCTCGGTGTGGTGCGCGGCCCGGCACCTGGACAGCTACGAGGAGGCGCTCTGGAGCACGGTGGCGGGGATGGGGGACCGCGATACCACCTGCGCCATCGTGGGCGGCATCGTCGCACTGAGTGCGGGGCGCGAGTCCATCCCCCGGGTGTGGCTCTCGGCGCGCGAGCCGCTCGACGCAACCTGA
- a CDS encoding pentapeptide repeat-containing protein, which produces MDSRARLLLPLLILCGPGLQGCRGESEQTAQRKALQKTVQRLLETRECAGCELSGAMLEGADLEGARLAGATLEGAKLARARLGKADLTGANLSRADARKADFRGARLDDVWFSDMQLQEANLEGLDLRTVKGLASANFEGANLRGINLEEAGFYGVDGPYRRTERPHPYSVSSGGALLRRADLTGARLRYAVLARCDLEGAILRDADLRDADLEKANLTGVELQGARLSGATWEDGSRCAAGSQGGCRSPKPR; this is translated from the coding sequence ATGGACTCTCGCGCACGTCTCCTCCTGCCCCTGTTGATCCTGTGCGGTCCCGGTCTGCAAGGGTGTCGCGGCGAGTCCGAGCAGACGGCCCAGCGCAAGGCGCTTCAGAAGACGGTCCAGCGGCTGCTGGAGACGCGCGAGTGCGCCGGCTGCGAGCTGTCGGGCGCCATGCTCGAGGGGGCGGACCTGGAAGGGGCTCGCCTCGCGGGTGCGACGCTGGAGGGCGCGAAGCTGGCCCGGGCCCGCCTGGGCAAGGCCGACCTGACTGGTGCCAACCTCTCGCGCGCCGATGCCCGGAAGGCGGACTTTCGCGGTGCCCGGCTTGACGACGTCTGGTTCTCGGACATGCAGCTCCAGGAGGCCAACCTGGAGGGGCTCGATCTGCGCACCGTGAAGGGCCTGGCGTCGGCCAACTTCGAGGGGGCCAACCTCCGCGGCATCAACCTGGAGGAGGCGGGCTTCTATGGCGTGGATGGGCCCTACCGCCGCACCGAGCGCCCGCACCCGTACTCCGTCTCGTCCGGAGGCGCGCTGCTCAGGCGCGCGGACCTCACCGGGGCGAGGCTCCGCTATGCCGTCCTGGCCCGGTGCGATCTCGAGGGGGCCATCCTCCGGGACGCCGATCTGCGCGACGCCGACCTGGAGAAGGCCAACCTGACGGGCGTGGAGCTCCAGGGCGCCCGGTTGTCGGGCGCCACCTGGGAGGATGGGAGCAGGTGCGCCGCGGGCTCCCAGGGCGGTTGCCGCTCACCCAAGCCCCGGTGA